The Leptospira bouyouniensis genome contains a region encoding:
- a CDS encoding FcpA-related putative periplasmic flagellar protein: MVNSHRFFWIMLILCFHIPLLGIEPIKTGEPRVESILPSKPESGSPWGDGSLSVDTLPVLDFVDEKNSQKRWQDASKEYSLALEGFESGKKGIDKRREEFKKEVFYEDRYEWQKLSRKENKEKEFQKQIHDLRSQTTLRLVKAMNLLDKIENPKVKESAAYLDLKSGIYREYIKHQESFKNYLQVIDFTMRYIEISSKNEMEAEPHRLLALSYEKMEQTAQRSKNQELYYEFKELKKKHLLRFAELHYGRESKEYATIEEKVGRDF; encoded by the coding sequence ATGGTAAATAGTCACCGATTTTTTTGGATCATGTTGATCCTGTGTTTCCATATCCCCTTACTTGGGATTGAACCAATCAAAACGGGTGAGCCAAGGGTAGAGTCCATTTTACCTTCGAAACCAGAATCGGGCTCACCATGGGGTGATGGTAGCCTTTCTGTTGATACATTACCTGTCCTTGACTTCGTAGACGAAAAGAATTCCCAAAAAAGGTGGCAGGATGCGAGTAAAGAATACTCTCTTGCACTAGAAGGATTTGAATCAGGCAAAAAAGGAATCGATAAACGAAGGGAAGAATTCAAAAAGGAAGTTTTTTACGAAGACCGCTATGAGTGGCAAAAACTGTCTCGTAAGGAAAATAAAGAAAAAGAATTTCAAAAACAAATTCATGATCTGAGGTCTCAAACAACATTACGTCTTGTGAAAGCGATGAACCTTCTGGATAAAATTGAGAATCCAAAGGTGAAAGAAAGTGCGGCCTATCTCGATTTAAAATCTGGAATTTACAGAGAATACATAAAACACCAAGAATCATTTAAAAATTATTTGCAAGTCATTGATTTTACAATGCGTTATATCGAAATATCTTCGAAGAATGAAATGGAAGCCGAGCCACACCGTTTGCTTGCACTTTCCTATGAAAAAATGGAACAAACGGCGCAACGTTCTAAAAACCAAGAACTCTATTACGAATTTAAAGAATTAAAGAAAAAACACTTATTACGATTTGCGGAATTACATTATGGCCGCGAATCAAAAGAATACGCGACCATAGAAGAAAAAGTTGGAAGGGATTTTTAA